The following proteins are encoded in a genomic region of Desulfuromonadales bacterium:
- a CDS encoding AsmA-like C-terminal region-containing protein, which produces KVAVLIDARVREGILGPLHFQNAEGKIGFADGKLTIFPLHFDAGAGRCTGQVEVDRLPDGSSLLKISGHLENFDAAALQHELFKRRGLITGTLKGDFYLEGEPGSKFLKSSLGGFSLQIKDGVLRKFPFLSKVFSLLNVSQILTFNLPDMSQEGMPFNRLKGNFNLSKGILSTDDLFVDSNAMNLSLVGDADLAEQKLDLVLGVKPLRTVDKIVTRIPIAGWLLTGEEKALITAHFAIKGKSDDPEVTPIPITSVSEKVRGIFKRVLGLPGKVVTDVEELLQGGKK; this is translated from the coding sequence AAAGTCGCCGTACTGATCGACGCCCGGGTCAGGGAAGGGATCCTGGGGCCTTTGCATTTCCAGAATGCGGAGGGAAAAATCGGCTTTGCTGACGGGAAGTTGACCATCTTCCCGCTCCATTTCGATGCCGGCGCCGGCCGCTGCACCGGCCAGGTGGAAGTCGACCGGCTACCTGACGGCTCGTCCCTGCTGAAGATATCCGGGCATCTTGAAAACTTCGATGCCGCGGCCCTGCAGCATGAGCTTTTCAAACGGCGGGGTCTGATCACCGGCACCTTGAAGGGGGACTTCTACCTGGAAGGGGAGCCGGGGAGCAAGTTCCTGAAATCCTCCCTTGGCGGCTTCAGCCTGCAGATCAAGGACGGGGTGTTGCGCAAGTTCCCGTTTTTGTCCAAGGTCTTTTCTCTGCTCAACGTCTCGCAGATACTGACCTTCAATCTCCCGGACATGTCCCAGGAGGGGATGCCCTTCAACCGGCTGAAAGGCAACTTCAACCTGAGCAAAGGCATTCTCTCCACCGACGACCTGTTCGTCGACAGCAACGCCATGAACCTGTCGCTGGTCGGCGACGCCGACCTGGCTGAACAGAAGCTGGATCTGGTGCTCGGCGTCAAACCGCTGCGGACGGTGGACAAGATCGTCACCCGTATCCCGATTGCCGGCTGGTTGCTGACCGGCGAGGAAAAAGCCCTGATTACCGCTCACTTCGCCATCAAGGGGAAAAGCGACGATCCGGAGGTCACCCCCATCCCGATCACCTCGGTTTCGGAGAAGGTTCGGGGAATCTTCAAGCGGGTTCTGGGGCTGCCCGGCAAGGTCGTTACCGACGTCGAGGAACTGTTGCAGGGGGGGAAAAAATAG